atttgaaaaatagagCACACACTTGCACGCCCACCCACACCCATGCacactaaatattttccataatgAACAACTATGAAAGCACTACATATATGGAGCCTTTGTATTCATATAATGTAGAAAGTCAAACCACATTTGCTTGTGAAGAATGAAATGTAAAAAATGCATCAGAATGGTGAATCCAGTacgaaaacaaaaacaaaatatcaaaaatactgtcaaaattttaataagaatGATTAGAAAGAGGCGGGTGGGGCAGGCAGAATGATCAACAAGGCAAATAGGGCAGCCAGGTCATTGCCATCTCCAACACTAAAGAGTGGTGACTGCAAAGAATATCTCCAATACTTAGCATGTATATATGTGTACACAAAGAGCGTGGCCTGCAAAGAATGTCTTtgatatatgtatgtatgtaggCATGCATGATGTTTGTTATTCTGTGAAGGTTTAAAACCTTGATTAGATTTGACAATGCCCAAGCAGATGTTCTGACGGTTGAACCCTTGTTTGGCAGCATCATTCTTGCAAGAGGTAGTAAGGCCCCTTGGGATAGCAAGACACTTCTCAGCTTCTCTCCTTCACCAGCAACATTTCCTAATGCCCATGCACACTGCTCAGCAACAGACAAGGAGCTCTTTTCTGCACCATCAATGCATTATAGATTCAGAACCAAAAGCAGCAAATGATTTAAAACAGTTTCAAGCatgattaaatataaaaacaaatcataCACAGAGAATAGATAAACAATAAGCAGAATCAATAGCAGAGTATACTCTGGAACACTAAAAGTGAAAATGGAACTAAAGAAGTATACAGATCGTCATTAATTCTCTCACTTCGAAATTCTAGATGAAAACTGCTCTGATTCATATTAgcagcttttcttttttaaacaactCAGACCATGATTTTCAGGCCAGAGTGATTCTATGTGCTCCAAGTTAGCAGCACCCAGCCATCTAAAATTGCTGACTAAGCTCAAGCAGTTACTAATAAACAACCTAAACAATCAACTGCCAGTGTTGCTAGAACCATTGCAGATGTGAAGTAACAATCTATGGCACAACGTTTTGCATGAATTACCAAGGTTCAAACCTCATGGTTTCTACATTCAAAGTTAATATATGGTATTCACAACCACTTCATCATCCCACAATGTTTACAAACCATGGGATCAAAAGTTCCTTtcacaatttttgttattgcgttttttaagaaaagagaagaaaacattCTCTGACATCAAAAGGAATGTACAGATCCTTGCCAACCTCCGAGATGAGCAATAAGTAAAGGCAATGCAGGTAATAAAGCTTCTGTTTCTTCAGGTTTTCCTGCTGCAATGTTTGTGAGGCACCAAGCAGCCTCAAGCAACTGCAATATAACAAACAGGGCAGAATAATCAGTATTTTTACTTCCAAATTTCAATACTCAGTCACCCATCCTTAATGGCGCATCAATGGTTGATGCACTACTTTCACAGAAAAATTTATAAGCAAATATTACGTGTCCTAAAAACAACTGAACATCATTTCAACTGAAATTTGGAAAGGCTCACTATTAGATAATTAGAACCTGACAATAATAGAGATTTGGATTTTCTTCTACCCTTTTCCTTTCAACTTGGTACTGGTTAGCATTATATTTTgatgcaaaaaatatataaaggcAGAGTGAGATAGACCTGCTCATCCTGAGAACCAAATGAAAGACACTGCACTAGTATGGGTATTGCTCCAGCTTTAAGAGCAGCTTCAACAGGaggaaattcagattttgacAGCAAACGCCTTAAATCACGAAGGGCATTCACTCTCTTCTGCATTGCACCTTTCCCCCTAGCAATCATACAACatatttggtcattttctatAATAAAGAGGACACTGCCAGAAGCCTGAACTTCTGCATGCATATAGACAAAGACGTAGATGAAACACAAGAATGTGAAAAGATATTTAGAATTTGGGAAACAACTAAGCAAGGTGGATAAGGCGTAAAAATACTCACATTTCATTAAATTTCTTGAGGAGCCAATTGTTATATCATACAATAGAATATGatttatgctaaaaaaaatttcagacaattcttactctcttttttctttttcttttttcccaatAAAATCTTCAGACAATTCCAACTCATGCCAATTTCATTTCTCAATTAAAGCCGTAGCGAAAACATACAAGTAGACCAAAGCTTAACACTGGACATATTCAAATCAGTACAAAATAAGAACTTAAATTTTTTCACACATTATtacttatcattaaaaaaataaaaaagttgacaTATTATTCACAGCAAAATCTAAGATTGACATACTGGTATGCCACAGCAGACTTCAACTCTTCCACTGCCGAAGAAGTTTGAGCCTCCAAAATTGATTGTTCTTCATCAATCATCATTTCACTATCAAGAGAAACATCAGCATCACCATCACCGCTAATCCCCACTCTGCATAACCGCTTTGCCCGCACCAATGattcccttctttcttttcccacCGTAACCGCATTTTGCCGTCTTCGATTTGCAGCAACATTCCCAACTACCCACCAGGTACATAAATTAGCAATTTTCACATGCAAAAATCACaaccccattaaaaaaaaaaaaaaccccaacaaAAAACGTACGAATCTCTAAACCAGTTCTGATACAAGCTGAACTATAACATCATTAATGCATgcaaatttttcaaatttggagTCAATATACATGTAAGaacactaaaaattttaaaaacacaattgtGGAGGGAATGTATATttgaaataacaaaaattatactagtttttttttttaatatatctaGTTCTATTTTTGAACAattccaaacaaaaaacaataaaaaccaaTTATATGCCAAACAAACCCTTAGACAAATATTACATGTTTATTCAACAatcaaataaatcaattaaacaAACCTAATTCAGTGTTTGTTATTTCCTTGaacaattaattgattaataGCTCGTTTGAATGATGAGAAAGTGTGAAAACGAAAAGTGTTTTAAGAGCTAATTTCTTCAATGGTTAAAAGCAGAGAAAAACGATAACCTAATATGTGTACCTGAGGACTTAATAGGGTCTCTTCTGTGAAAAGCAAAGCTTTCATCGGCCAttgtagagagaaaaaaatagcaGCTTTTGAGAGTAACTTTGAAAATGTTCGAGCGGAGAAGTGTGAAGTTTTGGTGGggtttttatgattttgaatGTGACGGAAAATCTGTGAGATtgggaaattttatttttgggagcGTTCTCAATTTATACTTTATAGGTCTCACGCGGGGCAAGCGCCAATGTAATTATGGTAAATTCGAAAAAACTCCCCTGTGGTTTCTTGATATTACAAGAAGCAAcgtaacttcttcttcttctgcctTTTAAGAGATAATTACTATATGTATTTTTGTTAACCCACAGCTCGAATCATTTCCTCTTAAACCCCTAAGAATTTGAGAATTTGTGCATAGGGGGGTTTCAATTCATCTACAAGTCCTTTAGCAATAGAAACACCCTACCTAGTGGTTAGAAACATTGTGAAAAGTGACTCTAGGAAGACTAGGATcgctcctttttctttttcttttttatcttctttagaTTGCCTAGTGTAGTGTAcacttgtaactcaattgattGACACTAAAACAAAGACATATAATGTACAAATACCACCCACCTcaaactattgaattataaaaatacaaatttatttatttttttaaaacactttttaaaataattcagTAGTTACAATGGAGAATTGATTATTTGAACCCTAACTATAAAGTGTTAGTTGAACTACAAGTCTCTTGGCTAAAATTCCCACAACTACTGTTGCCACATGTTATGATTGAAGATTGATACATATAAAAGTAACAATAATTATAAGTCAATATAAAAGTGATGTTTCGATTACAGCTCATTAGgtttggaatttttattttaaaaataagaaaaaaataataataataggcaTTTGGCAAAgttggtttttaattttgttacttTAGTTTCTAAGTCTTATATAGTAGAAGTGGAATTACAACATTTTCCTTGGCGAATTAAATTCAATGCCTCAAATGTTGTTGATCACATGTTAAATACATAAtccaattttcattttcaatataattATTGTGGggtttttaaggaaaaaaaaattatagtagaTTTTTAAGAAATGTATTTAAGACTAATTGATCTAGGGTTTTGGGTGAAATGAAGTCAAACTACAAACacaaaagatgaaaataataataataataaaaagtagaCGAGTGGTTGAAGACTTGTAGTTATAAGACATAGGGCATTATATAATGTACCATTAATACACTTTATAAGGCATTATATAATGTAGAACTTGTCTTGGGTTGATTACTCTATTGTCATCACAACATGTGTCCAAATTTGACCACGTGTCATTGTTGTAAATGGATCTAGTGTACTGAAGGCACTGGATCCAAGTTTTACCCTATTTATTTGTATAAACTGTATATGGAGCTTCTTTTATGTGTATGTGGGATTTATGCTTGTAAGTTATAAATCATATATGCACgtgatttgtatttttttgtttcttatttttcttgataTGAGCTTGTGAGAAAGATGTTACATACGCCACTGCATAATAAACTTTATGTTGAgacataggttttttttttttttttttttctcgagaAAAGGTTTAGGTTTCTCTCCCTCCTACTAGGCATATAAATAGCACAACGACATGACTTCTTCTCATCACCAAAAAGGCAAGCTTCTTCCTGAACTCCTTCCATAGCCACCAACACTTATACTACCTTCcattcataataattttttaaaaaaaaccttattatTTGTGGAGTTTCTACCTTATAAGTTTGTGCAATTTTGTAAGATATATAGCAAGTGTCTGGGCTTCTTGTATCTTTGGAATGACGTGTTAAATAACCTTTCTATACCAATAATACTGCCAAGAGGGTGCGAATTGTCTTAAGAGAGTGATCGGATCCATGCCTCAGTCTCTGTCACCCACCCTTTTGCAACTTACTTTGTACAATTTATTGTTGGAGATATGATAAGTTATACCACAAAAATGGTTTACATGAACCAAGATTGAGTTGCAGTGCAGATTATactatttcattcttttatgttattgtctatgttttctttttaattttttttttataaaaaaacataattttcaataaatttttgttaCTATATTTCATGTAACAATTTTGTAGAATCGACACTCTTTATGATGCCTTAATATTAGTAGTTCGAACCCCAAATATCCCTCGCCTAGTACTTACATAGTtacattataattataaaaaaataaaaaaaaataaaaaacttttttataaaaaaaattgttattttactCACGGAACTAAGAGTTTGACTtacttttaatacttttttaagTGAACATCTCatgttattttaaatatacaatagtaAGTGGTAGTGAGTTGCAatctccacattttatttaattagtgggtgatgtggcaatttctcaataaaataaaagaagattcCAGTTTAAAAAGTATTAGAGGTAAGCCACACCCTAGaaccaaaacaataaaagaaactaGTCTTATCACAAATGCTTTGAGTGTACAacgaggttttttttttttttttttagtgtcataatttttcatgcTAGAGATCCCACTTTCTGGCAGCGGCATCCAGGATATCTTCAAGTGAGCTTTTGCGGAAAGGATGGATGTGGCTTTGTTGGCATTCACGGGCTGGGCAGTGTGGAATAGACGAAACCAGATTCGTCTCAAGGAAGCGGCGTGCCCACTTGATTAGATATAGGCTCTGTCCAAAGATAGGAAGAACAAGTTCCAACTCCTTCATCCAGCTGTAGGGACACCACAACATAGGAACCACACCAAATCGAAGCCACTAGACCAAGGCCTTTACAAATATAATTATGATGGAGCCATATTTTCCCAACAAGAGAAAGCTAGTGTCAGCGTCGTAATCAAAGACGAAGAAGGCGTTGTAATGACATCAATGTCGCAACAAATGCCACTCCCAACAACAATAACCCAAGTCGAAGCCTTAGCTGTGAGAAGAGCCGCGTAATTTGCTCTAAAACTCGATATAACCAGAGCCATCATTGAAGGAGGCTCAGAAGCCATTTGCAGGGAGCTCAAAGATCTTATTCATTCTCTGGCTTTAATGGTAACCTACTCCAGGATGTCAAATGTTTGTCCAATTCATTTCAATATGTTGGTTTTTCTCATGTACATCGTCAAGGGAATAATGTCGCCCATGCATTGGCAAGAAGGGCTATTAGGGAGCCAAATCTAACTATTTGGATGGAAAATGTACCATTAGACATTTGTCATATTGTTCAGAGTGACTTAGCCACTTTTGATTAATGATATTAGTAAGCTTtcattctcaaaataaataataataaaaaaaatcccactttCTTGATGTCATTAACAtagtattataaaattatactaGTAGAAATGACACTCTCCAAACATCCCTCCCCTAGTATTTACATaattacattaaaattaaactaaaaaaaaaagttatcaaaaaaaaattgttatttcatTTACGAACTGaaccaaaacaataaaagaaacaacTCATTATCGAAAGATTCATAACCAGTAGAAATGACACTCTCCAAACATCCCTCCCCTAGTATTTACATAGTTACattaaaattaaactaaaaaaaaaaaaaaaaaacttttttatcaaaaaaaaaattgttattttatttacgAACTGaaccaaaacaataaaagaaacaacTCATTATCAAAAGATTCATAACCGGGCAGGTCTGCTGTTCACGCAAACCACGCTTGTGTTGTGGGCTCGCGGCCCTCATGTGAACGGACATTTATAGTGCCTGTCTTTAATAAAGGctcctttttccttctttagcGTCAAACTCTTTCCCGAGAAACAAACACCACCAACAAATAATCCATCAAAACCGAAATCCTCCTTCCTCAACCACCATTTTTCCCACCTGAATTGAAACCCAGAATTATTATTCCACACATGACGATGCCTCCATTGCCACTGAAGGCCGTGACACTGGTCCACGTGCGGTACCGGAAAGGAGATCAGCTGGGTCACTTCCTAGCCTGGGTTTCCCTGGTCCCAGTTTTCATCAGCCTCGGCGGCTTCATCTCCCACTTCATTTTCCGCCGTGAACTCCAAGGCATGTTCTTCGCTCTCGGCCTCATAATCTCCCAATTCGTCAACGAGTTAATCAAAACCTCCGTGCAGCAAGCTCGCCCCGAAACCTGTGTTCTCCTCGAGATGTGCGACTCGCATGGCTGGCCTTCGAGTCACTCTCAGTACATGTTCTTCTTCTCCGTTTACTTCTCGCTCATGACCTATAAAGGGTATGGGCTGTTTCGCAGGACGAGCAAGTGGGCCCTGCATTTCTGGCTTTGGTCCTTGGCGTTTCTCACCATGTATTCGAGGGTGTATTTGGGTTACCACACAGTTGCTCAGGTCTTTGCCGGAGCTATTCTGGGAGCTTTTCTTGGGGCGGTGTGGTTTTGGTTTGTGAATTCTGTGCTCATTGTTTACTTTCCGGCTATTGAGGAAAGCGCGTTTGGGAGGATGTTCTATATCAAGGACACGTCTCATATACCCAATGTGTTGAAGTTCGAGTACGATAATGCCAGAGCTGCTAGGAAAAATATGGCTGCCAAGGACAATTGAGCCGTGGAATTCATCTGGGTATGTTGGAAATTCGATctttttgcactttttttaatgataatc
This genomic stretch from Castanea sativa cultivar Marrone di Chiusa Pesio chromosome 9, ASM4071231v1 harbors:
- the LOC142611240 gene encoding lipid phosphate phosphatase gamma; this translates as MTMPPLPLKAVTLVHVRYRKGDQLGHFLAWVSLVPVFISLGGFISHFIFRRELQGMFFALGLIISQFVNELIKTSVQQARPETCVLLEMCDSHGWPSSHSQYMFFFSVYFSLMTYKGYGLFRRTSKWALHFWLWSLAFLTMYSRVYLGYHTVAQVFAGAILGAFLGAVWFWFVNSVLIVYFPAIEESAFGRMFYIKDTSHIPNVLKFEYDNARAARKNMAAKDN